A window of Roseovarius sp. THAF27 contains these coding sequences:
- a CDS encoding integrase core domain-containing protein: MNNPHQGARLTVHSRELVVARHAAGRPARQIAERLDPARSTVARWLARHGVGRRAALDPPPRVRRYQRERPGELIHIDIKKPGRFDRSGHRVTGSRTKGSSRGAGWDLVHVAVDDATRLAYVEVLPDERKGSATAFLGRERAWLAARGIRVERMRTDLGPCYRSRLFRQVLDAHTIRHIRTRLYTPKTNGKAERFIQTLIRDWAFGATYASSAARNSDLQRWLDWFNLRRPHSALNGQAPTMALNNLMRSHS, translated from the coding sequence GCACGTCTCACTGTTCATAGTCGAGAGCTTGTCGTCGCCCGCCATGCCGCAGGTCGGCCCGCCCGACAGATCGCCGAGCGCCTCGATCCGGCCCGCTCGACCGTCGCGCGGTGGCTGGCCCGTCATGGTGTCGGACGACGCGCGGCGCTCGATCCGCCGCCACGCGTCCGGCGCTATCAGCGGGAGAGGCCGGGCGAACTGATCCATATCGACATCAAGAAGCCGGGTCGCTTCGACCGGTCGGGCCATCGCGTCACGGGGTCACGGACGAAGGGATCGAGCCGCGGCGCGGGCTGGGACCTTGTCCATGTCGCCGTCGATGACGCGACCCGGCTGGCCTATGTCGAGGTCCTGCCCGACGAGCGCAAGGGGAGCGCCACAGCCTTTTTGGGCCGCGAGCGGGCCTGGCTCGCCGCGCGCGGCATCAGGGTCGAACGGATGAGGACCGACCTCGGGCCATGCTACCGATCGCGCCTCTTCCGCCAGGTCCTCGACGCACACACCATCCGCCACATCCGGACCCGGCTCTACACGCCCAAAACCAACGGCAAGGCAGAGCGCTTCATCCAGACCCTCATCCGCGACTGGGCCTTTGGGGCGACCTACGCCTCCTCCGCTGCGCGCAACTCTGACCTGCAGCGATGGCTTGACTGGTTCAACCTTCGAAGACCACACTCAGCCCTCAATGGCCAAGCTCCGACAATGGCTCTGAACAACCTTATGAGAAGTCACAGCTAG